The proteins below come from a single Asanoa ferruginea genomic window:
- a CDS encoding AAA family ATPase: protein MRAAPPADPKHGPARFWAVDLHVHTPASRDVDVHTYGAKDPREIVDAAVAARLHAIAVTDHNTAAWCDAIAEAASDTPLVVLPGVELSTAEGHLLAIWEEGTPAQFLEDVLVELGVLRADHGDIHKALRTGFADTAKVIAARGGLAIAAHADREKGLLRIPVADHVNQTLLDEAIGAVEIVDITEADRVSARLNGKRELAVVRSSDTTAPGASAHVLRGIGNRRTWIKASKPDLRGLRHALADPALRVRLVEPAAPEHTMIESVTVAGGFLDGQQFELSGDLNCLLGGTGAGKSLLIELVRFALDQQTDAGDFPQIRKEVESRLKYALTSGSTVEVMLTRGHARCLVRRAYFEDGSTQPEFIGDTEQLIGLSGRIAITGFSQGEVIEYARTPVGRMALIDAALDLTEFEVRDTDAVYRLNDNGRYISSLESKIAQARLKLEKLPEVEKRLEELSGLFDGETVKMQADWSTEKALFEPLVGIPELRVTARTDGGDKFRGSAAIASNHDLYERVQAAYTQLREAVETANVQLAHVELAVNKELVAIQQQWLERYREFDRELAEAVSHIDVDNKGLAALRMRLVELQTEKAKLDTQQTEMDDELLPNLSAATRYREELINELIEGRKARRRRREDRIKALNKLMGGIVRIKMLSENDDSLYLAELSAVAKGSRLRASVLQQICEKSAPVKLVRSFLADDVDGVSAATGAERKHVEALFEHVREKGTIEDFLKMQTLDLHDGLSVEFRKRPNDSYVPIERLAHGQKCTAILIVALADGNDPLIIDQPEDALHAPWIEEYLVAKLRDLRGSRQYIFATRSPGLVVSADAEMIITLTSDASNGVVEATGSLERHDLNALALYHLEGGPVPFKRRTIKLGSSMN from the coding sequence GTGCGGGCGGCACCGCCTGCGGACCCAAAGCACGGGCCCGCGCGATTCTGGGCTGTTGACCTGCACGTGCACACGCCAGCCTCGCGGGATGTCGACGTCCACACCTATGGCGCCAAGGACCCTCGCGAGATCGTCGACGCGGCGGTTGCGGCAAGGCTCCACGCGATCGCCGTCACTGATCACAACACCGCAGCCTGGTGCGACGCGATAGCCGAGGCCGCCAGCGACACGCCGCTCGTGGTCCTTCCCGGCGTAGAGCTCAGCACGGCAGAAGGGCATCTCCTCGCCATATGGGAAGAGGGCACCCCCGCCCAGTTCCTCGAGGACGTGCTCGTCGAGCTAGGGGTTCTCCGCGCCGACCACGGTGACATTCACAAGGCGCTGCGTACCGGCTTCGCCGACACCGCGAAGGTCATCGCCGCCCGGGGTGGCTTGGCGATCGCGGCACACGCGGACCGAGAGAAAGGGCTGCTCCGCATCCCCGTGGCCGACCACGTCAACCAGACCTTGCTCGACGAGGCTATCGGTGCTGTCGAGATCGTCGACATCACCGAGGCCGACAGGGTCAGCGCGCGGCTCAACGGCAAGCGCGAGCTAGCGGTCGTCCGAAGCTCCGACACAACCGCGCCCGGTGCAAGCGCTCATGTCTTACGCGGCATAGGCAACCGTCGGACCTGGATCAAGGCGTCGAAGCCCGATCTCCGCGGCCTGCGGCACGCACTGGCGGATCCGGCTCTGCGGGTTCGGCTGGTCGAGCCTGCGGCACCGGAGCACACGATGATCGAGTCTGTGACCGTGGCCGGCGGGTTCCTCGACGGCCAGCAGTTTGAGCTTTCCGGCGATCTTAACTGTCTGCTCGGCGGGACCGGGGCGGGCAAATCATTGCTAATCGAGTTGGTCCGATTCGCGCTCGACCAGCAGACCGACGCAGGCGACTTCCCGCAGATACGTAAGGAGGTCGAGTCCCGGCTTAAGTACGCGCTCACCTCTGGCTCAACCGTCGAGGTCATGCTCACGCGCGGCCACGCGCGGTGCCTCGTCCGCCGTGCTTACTTCGAGGACGGCTCCACCCAGCCGGAGTTCATCGGTGACACCGAGCAGCTGATCGGCCTCTCCGGCCGGATCGCGATCACCGGCTTCTCCCAGGGCGAGGTGATCGAGTACGCACGAACCCCGGTCGGGCGTATGGCGCTCATCGACGCGGCTCTCGACCTGACCGAGTTCGAAGTCCGCGATACGGATGCGGTGTATCGCCTGAACGACAACGGGCGCTACATCAGCTCGCTCGAGTCGAAGATCGCGCAGGCGCGGCTGAAGTTGGAGAAGCTCCCTGAGGTCGAGAAGCGGCTGGAGGAGCTGTCCGGCCTGTTCGATGGCGAGACGGTCAAAATGCAGGCGGACTGGAGCACGGAGAAGGCGCTCTTCGAGCCGCTGGTCGGCATCCCCGAACTGAGAGTTACAGCCCGCACGGACGGCGGGGACAAATTCCGCGGCTCGGCCGCCATCGCAAGCAACCATGACCTTTACGAACGGGTGCAAGCTGCCTACACCCAGCTGCGCGAGGCCGTCGAAACTGCCAACGTGCAGTTGGCGCACGTTGAGCTGGCGGTGAACAAGGAACTCGTCGCGATTCAGCAACAGTGGCTTGAGCGGTACCGCGAGTTCGACCGCGAACTCGCAGAGGCGGTGAGCCATATCGATGTCGACAACAAGGGCCTCGCCGCACTTCGCATGCGCCTGGTCGAACTGCAGACGGAGAAGGCCAAACTCGACACGCAGCAGACCGAGATGGATGACGAACTGCTCCCGAACCTGTCGGCGGCCACGAGGTACCGGGAGGAGCTGATCAACGAGCTGATCGAGGGACGCAAGGCACGGCGACGGCGGCGCGAGGATCGGATAAAGGCGCTCAACAAGCTGATGGGGGGCATCGTCCGGATCAAGATGCTTTCCGAGAACGACGACTCGCTCTACCTGGCCGAACTATCGGCCGTCGCTAAGGGCTCCCGGCTGCGTGCGTCGGTCCTCCAGCAGATTTGCGAGAAGTCCGCCCCGGTCAAGCTCGTGCGCTCGTTCCTCGCCGACGATGTCGACGGCGTGAGCGCTGCCACCGGCGCCGAGCGCAAGCACGTCGAAGCTCTTTTCGAGCATGTGAGGGAGAAGGGCACCATCGAGGACTTCCTCAAGATGCAGACGCTCGATCTACACGACGGCCTCTCCGTCGAATTCCGCAAGCGTCCCAACGACAGCTACGTGCCGATCGAGCGGCTCGCCCACGGCCAGAAATGCACCGCGATCCTCATTGTCGCTCTCGCCGACGGCAACGACCCCCTGATCATCGATCAGCCTGAAGACGCGCTCCACGCCCCGTGGATCGAAGAATATCTGGTCGCAAAACTTCGCGATCTGCGTGGCAGCCGGCAGTACATCTTCGCCACCCGTAGTCCGGGACTGGTCGTCTCTGCCGACGCTGAAATGATCATCACCCTTACCTCCGATGCGAGCAACGGCGTCGTCGAAGCCACGGGATCGCTCGAACGCCACGACCTCAACGCGCTGGCGCTGTACCACCTGGAAGGCGGCCCAGTGCCCTTCAAACGCCGAACCATCAAGCTCGGCTCGTCGATGAACTAG
- a CDS encoding transposase family protein — protein sequence MESAVVLSPHLASLQLQRVRLAASTVRVEAATTTAEAVCPDCGALSSRVHSRYVRRVADPGLGGREVRLDLTVRRFFCPGPSCPRRTFAEPVVQATRHAETQLYRTFPHPPWTTSLRRRSLLFPTIRAGTSPGRLDISDHTGSWRFAGARHRLTRQER from the coding sequence GTGGAGTCGGCAGTGGTGCTGTCGCCGCATCTTGCGTCGCTTCAGCTGCAGCGTGTGCGGCTGGCCGCGTCGACGGTTCGGGTGGAAGCGGCGACGACCACGGCGGAGGCTGTCTGCCCGGACTGTGGTGCGCTTTCGTCTCGGGTTCATAGCCGCTACGTGCGCAGGGTCGCCGATCCTGGTCTCGGTGGCCGGGAAGTCCGGCTGGATCTGACGGTGCGCCGCTTCTTCTGTCCCGGGCCGTCGTGCCCGCGTCGCACGTTCGCCGAGCCCGTGGTCCAGGCCACCCGTCACGCGGAAACGCAGCTGTACCGCACCTTTCCCCATCCACCGTGGACCACATCGCTCCGAAGGAGGAGTCTGCTGTTCCCCACAATCCGGGCTGGTACGAGCCCCGGCCGGCTTGACATCTCCGACCACACTGGATCTTGGCGGTTCGCCGGCGCCCGGCATCGGCTCACTCGGCAAGAGCGGTGA